The Andrena cerasifolii isolate SP2316 chromosome 15, iyAndCera1_principal, whole genome shotgun sequence genome includes a window with the following:
- the LOC143377361 gene encoding protein OPI10 homolog yields the protein MLGIIVSGRLVQTDFQQIGENQFLITVPDADNINHIVVFLTGSVSFPDGTGGAVYFTWPDPTAPPNWQFLGYISNIKPSAIFKISTLRKNHEFENSNLGIFGVGKISHVAQIGISIEPIGAIEQQAATVTEATSNSFLDFVQKMLTSFLNYVSSFSVTQAQMIPNPSENFVPLSTIQGWYETFERRLQQNPHFWKT from the exons ATGCTCGGTATAATTGTATCTGGTCGGCTC GTACAAACGGATTTCCAGCAGATAGGAGAGAACCAATTTCTGATAACAGTACCCGATGCGGATAACATAAATCACATTGTGGTATTCCTTACGGGTTCTGTATCGTTTCCCGATGGAACAGGCGGCGCAG TGTATTTCACTTGGCCAGATCCAACCGCTCCACCAAACTGGCAATTTCTTGGATACATCTCAAACATTAAACCATCGGCTATATTCAAGATATCAACATTGAGGAAAAACCATGAATTTGAGAACAGCAATTTAGGCATTTTTGGGGTAGGGAAGATTTCACATGTAGCCCAAATAGGGATTTCTATCGAACCTATCGGAGCTATAGAACAGCAAGCGGCCACAGTGACCGAAGCGACGTCAAACTCTTTCTTAGACTTTGTTCAAAAGATGCTGACGAGCTTCTTAAATTATGTATCGAGTTTTTCTGTGACTCAGGCACAAATGATACCAAACCCAAGCGAAAACTTTGTACCATTATCCACTATCCAAGGATGGTATGAAACTTTTGAGAGAAGGTTACAGCAAAACCCACATTTTTGGAAAACATGA
- the LOC143377100 gene encoding uncharacterized protein LOC143377100 gives MQHRTIVKVKDTYVMLSFASWWQTCKEWRRTEDYPVDSFNTCIMLQEYYVFVVELARLCKKGTAVSMSASRPLHCDGKDTNSKSGSKRMAYEVFLGGSCNPTTWRSEIAIPTLQSLGITYYNPQVSQWGPELIAQEYEAKQTAKVLLFVIDNQTRNSAGIIEAAQLAATRRESLILVVYPYRHGQTILGETVSSQEYYDLMNGLLVLQYLMERQRIPIFESVSVALSCTSKVLREQINVQDLHSEGGIRPIKVSPSQNGMDVITLREIFKSMDINDSGSVNLGEAWIALQSNVRCNVSVSDLLNVVNKSETYRTLIDNGFPAKRDPMELRINFEQFCALATESAWRTKSNGVSCESEIPSVWSILCRKASKFLRRAIVQPFSRILDWTNSFVPESETRDLYVGVIGKDQFWLETSAAPSIESLGLSLYRPSLNEYSAKVLPQELQRMKNSRLILLIVPQHSRAITVMALAAHLIGLRAKLVLCVQTLPEGCVVAGEKLTEQATKDYNRGRMYLSDYATREGVPVFQNVAEALQHAIQLVESLRTPSSSLSWARKVPTIVDSWGITVTCGSDGFTAAQASDDGLIKTTPPHLPIITIIRIVISVKPNEVEETSPLPWRKERLDVSRNIHSDNTRIKVKLAKIRRFMIAVMGAMAAQSDDPYPEIIDSANKSCFRKTTCFGSLMVRFLFIYWKSFVIVLWPVILLPILLIEAIEVVAMRCLYVVGLMAMFWMTEVLPLPITGLIPVVLYPLMGIMSTSDTCACYMNDTTMMFIGSMVIAIAIESSGLHMRVALLIIKTIGCSHRRLTLGLFCVTMFLSMWISNTAATAMMLPIVETVLLELEAQDLGSMFICEENGCGGEDAAEPAKKPTRVTMVYYLVAAYASSIGGVGTLVGTGTNLTLKGFFEKRFPHSPGISLTSWMLYSVPAMLLMGLLTWLWLQVMYMGMFRPGSKDARAIDIGAQGERVAAAVIQKKYKELGPITWHESSVGVLFVTVVLLWFFRSPGFARGWPTYITNLHVKDSTAAAGVTILFFLLPSKLDFLRSFDANPANRPTKPSTSMITWKMIHQKMHWSLILVLGGGFAISAGSTNSNLSSILGKALTALQSIDPFTILLIVCLFAETVTELTSNVAVANIILPVLAEMCIAMRIHPLYLMLPASLCCSFSFHLPVGTPPNAIATAAAHIKTRDFAIAGIGPSVITLLVTTLAFSTWGTYVFNLSEFPDWAT, from the exons ATGCAGCACCGAACTATCGTCAAG GTGAAAGACACGTACGTGATGCTGTCGTTTGCAAGCTGGTGGCAAACGTGCAAAGAGTGGCGACGTACTGAAGACTACCCGGTCGACAGTTTTAATACTTGTATAATGCTCCAAGAGTATTACGTGTTCGTCGTTGAATTGGCACGTTTGTGCAAAAAAGG AACGGCCGTTTCTATGAGCGCCTCTCGTCCGTTACACTGTGATGGAAAGGATACTAACAGCAAAAGTGGTTCCA AGAGAATGGCGTATGAGGTATTTCTGGGTGGATCTTGTAATCCAACCACATGGAGGTCAGAAATAGCAATACCGACACTTCAGAGCCTCGGAATTACTTACTACAATCCT CAAGTATCACAATGGGGCCCGGAACTGATAGCTCAAGAGTACGAAGCGAAACAGACGGCGAAAGTGTTACTCTTTGTGATCGATAACCAAACACGCAACAGTGCAGGTATCATTGAAGCAGCTCAGTTGGCAGCTACACGCCGCGAGTCTTTAATTCTCGTTGTTTATCCGTATCGTCACGGTCAAACAATACTCGGCGAGACTGTATCCTCTCA AGAGTACTACGACTTGATGAATGGACTGTTGGTGCTTCAATATCTTATGGAGAGACAGAGGATACCGATATTCGAGAGTGTATCCGTTGCCCTTTCTTGTACGTCTAAG GTGCTCCGCGAACAGATCAACGTGCAAGATCTGCATTCTGAAGGTGGCATTAGACCGATCAAAGTTTCACCAAGTCAAAATGGAATGGACGTGAT CACGCTTAGGGAGATTTTCAAGTCCATGGATATCAATGATAGCGGAAGCGTTAATTTAGGAGAA GCTTGGATAGCGTTACAATCCAACGTCAGATGCAACGTGTCCGTTTCGGATCTCCTTAATGTAGTAAATAAATCGG AAACGTATAGGACATTGATAGACAATGGGTTTCCAGCTAAGAGAGATCCGATGGAATTACGGATAAACTTTGAACAATTCTGCGCACTAGCTACGGAATCAGCTTGGAGGACCAAGAGCAACGGCGTTTCTTGTGAAAGTGAGATACCTTCAGTTTGGAGTATATTATGTAGGAAGGCTTCGAAATTTCTTCGCAGAGCTATCGTGCAACCTTTTAGCCGTATTCTAG ATTGGACCAATTCCTTCGTGCCAGAATCCGAGACGAGGGACTTGTACGTTGGAGTGATCGGTAAAGATCAGTTTTGGTTAGAAACGTCCGCAGCACCCTCCATCGA ATCTCTGGGATTATCTCTATATCGACCAAGCCTGAACGAGTACAGCGCGAAGGTGTTGCCACAAGAATTGCAACGAATGAAGAATTCGCGGCTAATATTGCTGATCGTCCCGCAACACTCTCGTGCCATTACCGTAATGGCATTGGCAGCTCATCTGATTGGACTGCGCGCTAAACTGGTCCTGTGTGTCCAAACGCTTCCCGAAGGTTGCGTAGTGGCTGGCGAAAAG cTAACGGAACAAGCCACAAAAGACTACAACCGGGGAAGAATGTACCTGTCAGACTACGCGACGCGTGAAGGTGTACCTGTTTTTCAGAATGTCGCAGAAGCTCTGCAACACGCGATACAGCTAGTTGAAAGCCTCC GAACACCTAGCAGCAGCTTGAGCTGGGCGAGGAAAGTGCCAACGATAGTAGACTCTTGGGGAATTACGGTGACCTGTGGTTCGGACGGCTTTACGGCCGCGCAGGCCTCTGATGATGGATTGATCAAGACCACGCCGCCCCACCTaccaataataacaataataagaatagtaattagTGTTAAGCCGAACGAAGTTGAAGAAACGAGTCCGTTACCTTGGCGAAAGGAACGCCTCGACGTTAGC CGCAACATCCATTCGGACAATACCCGAATCAAGGTGAAGCTGGCTAAAATAAGAAGATTTATGATCGCAGTTATG GGAGCAATGGCCGCACAGTCCGATGATCCATACCCGGAAATCATCGATTCCGCGAACAAAAG CTGTTTCAGAAAGACCACGTGTTTCGGCAGTCTGATGGTCCGTTTCCTCTTCATTTATTGGAAATCGTTCGTGATCGTATTATGGCCGGTGATTCTGTTGCCTATCCTGCTCATCGAGGCTATCGAG GTGGTAGCGATGCGGTGTCTGTACGTGGTCGGTTTGATGGCAATGTTCTGGATGACCGAGGTGCTACCCCTACCGATCACAGGTTTGATTCCTGTGGTCCTCTACCCGTTAATGGGTATAATGAGCACCAGCGACACCTGCGCTTGCTACATGAACGATACCACGATGATGTTTATCGGCAGCATGGTGATAGCTATCGCCATCGAAAGCTCTGGCCTACACATGCGGGTGGCACTGTTAATCATTAAAACGATCGGTTGCAGTCATCGAAG ATTGACGCTGGGGCTGTTTTGCGTGACCATGTTCCTATCGATGTGGATCTCCAATACCGCCGCTACCGCCATGATGTTACCCATCGTCGAGACCGTTCTTCTGGAACTCGAAGCG CAAGACTTGGGTAGCATGTTCATTTGCGAGGAGAATGGCTGTGGCGGAGAAGATGCTGCAGAGCC GGCGAAAAAACCGACGCGCGTCACCATGGTCTATTACCTTGTGGCAGCGTACGCTTCTAGTATCGGAGGGGTGGGCACGTTGGTCGGGACCGGCACCAATTTGACGCTCAAGGGATTCTTCGAAAA acgGTTCCCACATAGTCCGGGCATCAGCCTAACATCATGGATGCTATACTCGGTTCCGGCAATGCTCCTGATGGGTCTTCTTACGTGGCTGTGGCTTCAAGTAATGTACATGGGAATGTTCCGGCCGGGAAGCAAGGACGCCCGCGCCATTGATATTGGCGCGCAAGGCGAGAGGGTCGCCGCGGCCGTGATCCAAAAGAAGTACAAAGAACTTGGCCCGATTACGTGGCATGAATCCTCCGTTGGCGTCCTCTTCGTCACGGTCGTCTTGCTTTGGTTCTTCAGGAGTCCCGGATTCGCGCGTGGTTGGCCAACGTACATCACCAATTT GCACGTGAAAGACTCGACGGCGGCTGCTGGTGTCACCATTCTGTTCTTCCTCTTGCCGTCTAAGCTCGATTTCCTTCGCTCCTTCGACGCGAATCCGGCTAACAGGCCTACCAAGCCGTCCACTAGCATGATCACGTGGAAAATGATACATCAAAAGATGCACTGGAGCTTGATCTTAGTGTTGGGCGGTGGTTTCGCCATTTCGGCCGGCAGTACCAATTCCAATCTCTCCTCTATCCTAGGAAAGGCACTCACAGCTTTGCAATCGATCGATCCATTTACGATACTGCTTATCGTATGTTTGTTTGCGGAAACCGTTACGGAACTGACCTCTAATGTTGCGGTCGCGAATATCATCCTACCAGTTTTGGCGGAAATG TGCATCGCTATGCGAATACATCCTTTGTACTTGATGCTGCCGGCTTCTCTCTGTTGCTCCTTTTCGTTTCACTTGCCAGTGGGTACACCGCCAAATGCGATAGCCACTGCGGCGGCTCATATAAAAACTAGAGATTTCGCGATTGCTGGAATAGGACCCAGCGTTATTACGCTTCTCGTCACGACCCTCGCATTTTCCACTTGGGGCACTTACGTATTCAATTTGTCCGAGTTTCCTGATTGGGCCACTTAA